The DNA segment TTTCGTAAAAGGCGGATAATGGAATTTCTTACGTTCCGTTAAAATATATTTATATACCCTTGCCGGATTATTCATTTTAATCAGCTGAAAAACGGAATGTTCCGGGTTATACGTCTGTATGATAATTTTTCCTTTTCCGGATACCCTGCCTGCTCTTCCGGAAACCTGTGTAATGAGCTGGTAAGCACGTTCTTCTGCTCTGAAATCCTGAACATACAACATTGAATCAGCCTTTGGAATTGCCACAAGCTCAATGTGATTAAAATCCAGCCCTTTCGAAATCATCTGTGTTCCGACTACAATATCGGTCTCACGGTCTTCAATTTTCTCATACAATCTTTCGTACGCGAATTTTTTTCTCATCGAATCAACATCCATGCGGTCAACTTCGTTGTCGGGAAACAGTTTTGAGACTTCTTCATGAATCTGTTCGACTCCCACTCCTCTTTCATTCAGGTTTTCAGAATAACATTTGGGACAGGTTTTCGGTTTGGAAGCTCTCTGGCCACAGTAATGGCATTTCATTTCATTGGCAGCTTTGTGATATGTCATTACGACGTCACAATTGGAGCAATAATTCACATAACCACAAGTTTCACATTCTACCACGTTGGCGTAACCACGGCGATTATGAAGCACAATAATCTGGTTCTTTTCTTCAAGAACTTTTTTAATCTCATCAATAATCTGCAAAGAAAAGTTTCCGGAAACTTTTTTGGAATCCTGGGCTTCTTTAAAATTTATCAGCTCATATTCCGGAAGATTTACGTTTCCAAAACGTTCCTCGAGAAAAACATAGGCCATTTTATCTTTCCTGGCATTGTAATAACTTTCAACAGAAGGTGTTGCAGATCCTAAAATGACCCGGGCATTATAAAAATTTCCCAATACCAGTGCTGCATCTTTAGCATTGAAATAAGGAGACACTTCGCGAGGCCTGTATGCGGAATCATGTTCTTCATCCACCACAATCAAACCTAAATTCCGGAAAGGCAGGAACAAAGAGTTCCGTGTTCCGATCAGGATTTTAATATCATTCTGGCGGATTCTTCTCCAGACCTCCACGCGTTCAAAATCTGTCAGTTTCTGATGGTAAAACCCGATTTGTCTTCCGTATTTTTTTTCTAATCGTTGAGTAATCTGCTTGGTTAAAGAAATTTCAGGAAGGAGAAACAATACGTTTTTGCCTTCATTGATACATTCTTCTATTTTTTCAAGATAAATATGGGTCTTTCCTGATGATGTCACCCCGTGAAGCAGCACGTTTTTTCCTTCTTCAAAGGCTTCATCAATTTCCGCTTTCGCATTTTTCTGAGATTCTGAAAGCTCTTCTATTTCTTCTATTTCCCCTTCATAGCTTTCAAGCCTGTCTTTCTGCATATAATATTCCTCAACCAGATTCTTATCTGCCAATGCTTTAAAGTGTGAACTTACAAAATAACCATCTTCAAAAAGCTCTGATTTTTTTATGTGAAGATCCGGATTTTCCGTCTGCTTTTCGAGAATATGAAGGAAAAGGTCTTTCTGCTTCTGCGATCTTTTTAAGGTTAAAAGTATTTCCGTAAGGTTCTGGTTTTTTAAAACCTCATCTTTTACTTTTACGTATGCAACTTCCTTTGCTTTGTATTTTTCGGCGATTTTTTCATCAATCTCAATATATTGAAGATCAATTAAAGAATTGATGGTTCTGATGATATCTTTTTTGGGGATAAATGCTTCAATATCCGTCAAATTAATCAGCTGCCGTACTTCCAGAGCCTGGATCAGGTACATTTCATTGACATCCAGATTTTCGAAATCAACCGTTATATTCGGCTTTAATTTTAAATAACTTTCGCTTTCCAGCTTCAACGAAGAAGGAAATGCAAAACGGTAAATTTCACCCAGCCCGCACAAATAATAATCTGAAAGCCAGTTCCAAAACTCAATCTGCTCCTGCGGAACAATAGGCTGATCATCCAAAAGGCTGATCACTTCTTTTGCGACAAATGCTTCCGGCGCATCATTATGAAGTTCAAATACAATTCCGGTATAGATTTTTTTACCACGAAACGCAACCAAAACCCTCATTCCAACCTGGATTTCGGATTGCAGTTCTTCGGGAACTTTATAGGTAAAAGATCCTTTTAAATTTAACGGTAAAACAATCTGGGCGTACTGCAAAGGAAAATATTTAAAATGTAAAATTAATTGATTCTTTCGGGAACTGCAATTTTTTATATTTTTATCGTTCTTATATTAACTAATATTTCAATAAATAAACAACCATGAAAAAATTACTTTCAATTATAACTGTATTTCTGATCATTTTAACTTCTGCCCAGGAAAAAATTTCTTTAAACAAAGGAGAAATTACAGTTCCCATTGGCAAAAAAATTCTACTGAAACCTGAAATAAAAAACAATAAAATTATAAGTTTTGAAATTGTAAAAGAAGACAATATTACTCAAAAAGTGGATCTGTTTGATACATTAGAAAATTTCAAAAAAGATGAAGTTAAAGATAACAGCATTGAGCTTACTTTCGCAGAAGGCTTCATGATGACATCTACAATGTATGTTTTAATTGTTATTCAAAAAACAGGAAAAAAATTACTTTTTAAGGCTAAAATCAGATTAAAAGGTAATTCTTCATATCAATCAACTTCTATTATGCCGGCCATAAGTAATTCTGTACTTGTGGAGCAATGGAAAGATCACATTGATTCTATTATTTTATACGATTTCGAACTGAACTAAAATAACATTTCAAATCACTAATTCTTTGCATCCCAAAGGCTCATGACCTTAATGCCTTCAATTGGTTTTGAAAGGATAATTCTCTTTGAGGTTTTTGGAAGCAGATCAAAAAAGTTATCGCTGAAATGGGTATCCCCAATCAAATAGACATCTTTAGCAAGCACATCCGTAAAAATTTCAATTTCCGTGGGAGAGATTTTCCTGATGGTCAGATTGGGTTTTGGTAGTTTTAGATCTTTTGGTTTTGCAAAGAAATAGTTGGTTTCTGCAATTACTTTTTCATTTTTTTCATCCCTTAACATTACATGTAAAAAAATTTCATTTCTGTCTGCATTTCCTATGATTTCTTCCAACGAAAAAGAATCAAAATTCAGCACTCCGTTTGATTCTAAAGTTCTGGTCTCTGCCGCTGCACCTGAACCTTTTTTCTCACCGCTAAATTTTAGAATATCAAAATCTAAAGATACATTTTCAAACGTTTTCAATCCGTCATTAATAACATAAAAGTCTAAAATTTCATCTTTTTCCTGCGGTAAAATCACCTGGTTTTCAAAACTTCTTTTCACCTGGTAATGCAGTGCTTTCCAGTTTCCCAGATAATCAATTGATGACCAGGAAACCACCGGCCAGCAATCGTTCAGCTGCCAGTACAACGTTCCCATATTGTATGGTTTTGCACGGCGGTGTGCTTCAATAGCAATCTGCATTCCGCGGGCCTGAAGCAACTGGGAAATATAGTTGTATTTCACAAAGTCTTTCGGAATGTTATAATCCCGTTTCATATAATTTTCGATAATCTCCCACCCTCTGGAATGTTTTTCGTGCGCTTTGATAATTCCATTTTGCAAATTTAACTCTGGTTTTCCTGAAAACATGGATTTTGTAGTTTCCAGTGTCGGCATTCCCTGAAAACCATACTCAGAAGCAAAACGGGGAACTTTTTCATTATATATTTCAAACGGCTGTTCACCCCACCAGACGCCCCAGTAATGAGAATCCCCCTCTGTTAAACTTTCTTTATGTCCCCATCCTATAGAAGGCGAACTTTCCCAGTAAATCTGCTTATCCCGTGACGCATATTTTTGAATAGTATTGGGAATTATTTCATGGAAAATGGTCTTATAATCTTTCCATACCTGAAGAGAATCTTCTTTGGAATATTTAAACTGCTTCTGATATCCCCAGTTGACTATCGCTTCATCGATTTCATTATTTCCGCACCATAAAGCCAGGGAAGGATGATTTTGAATCCTTTCTATCTGGTCTCTCACTTCCAGTTTCACATTTTTCTGAAATTTTTCATCTGCCGGATAAAAGCTTCCCGCAAACATAAAATCCTGCCAGACTAAAATTCCGTTTTCATCACAGGCTTTATAGAATTCGTCGTCTTCGTAAATTCCGCCGCCCCAGACCCGGATCATGTTCATATTGGCTTCTTTACAGTCTTTGATGAGTTTTTGATATTTTTCTTTGCTCATTCTTGGTGAAAAGCTGTCTCCGGGAATCCAGTTGGTTCCTTTGGCGTACATGGGTTTTCCATTCACTTTGAAATAAAAAGATTTTCCTTTTTCATCTTTTCCCTGAACTAATTCTATGGTTCTTAAGCCAATGCGCTCAGTTTTTTTATCTAAAATATCAATTCCTCTTTTGACAGAAATTTCAAAATCATACAATTTCGGCTTTCCCATTCCGTTCGGCTGCCAAAGTTCCGGATTAAAAATCTTATAGGGAATTTCAATAAAATTTATTCCTTTTTTCAGAAGCACGGAAACTGATTTTTCATTTAAAAAAATAATGGTTTTATCATACTCATCATTTTCGGAAAAAATTTCGGCTTTCCATACCAAAACAGCTTGTTTCTCTCCTAGATCAAGCGTTTCGTACTGAATATTGTTAATTTTCGCATGATTCCAGAATTCCAGCTTTACATTTTTCCAGATTCCGGCAGTGACGAGTCTTGGTCCCCAGTCCCAGCCAAACTGGTATTGTGCTTTTCTTACAAAACTTCTGGGAGATTCAGGCATAGTAAATGGTACTTTTGCAGCCAGTTCATTTCCTGTTTTCACTGCAGATCTGAATTTAACCTGTAAAATATTTTCTCCTTTTTTTAAATAATTCTTTACAGGAACTGTCCATTTTCTGAACATATTATCTGTCGTCTGAATCAATTTTCCGTTCAAATAAATATCGGAGAAAGTATCAAGTCCCTCAAAAACCAGATCTATATTCTGATTTTCCAGTTCTTTTCCCGAAACGGTAAATTGAGACTGATAATCCCAGTTTTCATTTTCTATCCACTGCACTTTTTTTTCATTTTCATCTTTGAAAGGATCCGGAATGATATTATTTTTCATCAAATCCAAATGTACTGTTCCCGGCACGGAGGCTGTGAGCCAGTTATTTTCTTTAGCATTTTTAAAGTTCCATTTTTCTAAGGATAAATTACGCTCTGAAAACTGAGCGTTGATTAAAATTTGTGTGAAAAAGAATGTGAAAAGTAAAATTTTTTTCATTATAATTTATTTACTATTCGATGGATGCCATCTTTAATAAGTGTTGTATTGAAATTAAAAAGGAGTCCTAATTTCAAATTTGTCAGTTTTAAATAGGTTAATACTTGAGAATAAAAAATAGGATGCATCTCTAAAACCGATTTAATTTCCACAATCACTTTATTTTCGACAATTAAATCAATTCTGTATGCTTTTTCAATAAATATTTCTTTATATTGGAGAGGTAAACAAACCTGTTTATCTACTTTAATTCCCAGTTTTTTAATTTCGTAAAACAGTGCTGTTTCATAAGCATTTTCCAATAAGCCTACTCCTAAATTTCGATGAACCTCTAAAGCTGCGCCTATAATTTTATAGGACAATTCGTTTTCTGTCATTTGTGTTTTGTTTTTAACGCAAAGATTATTTATAATATTCTCACAATTAAGGAGCAAAGAAGAATCAATAAATTGATTTTATTAAGCTAAATTAAACGAGTAGCTTCATTAAGCGACTTTGTCGCATTCTTTGCTCCTTAAATATAATTCAAATTAATATAAGCTTTGCGTTTAATATTATTTATTTTTCAAGAAAATTATCTCTTCAGAATTCGCAAAAACACCACCATCGGTAATTGCTGAAGAATGAAAATATCCGGCTTTAGTAAACTCACGGATTTCTTCGATATTGGAAGAACGAAGTCCGCCACCGACAAGAATTTCAATTCTGCCGTTGGATAACTCTACCAGCTTTTTAAGATTTTCTTTACCTTCTAAGACATTGGCTTTTTGTCCGGAAGTAAGAATGGTTTTAAAACCACAATCAATTATTTTTTCCAGAGAATTTTCTAAATCTTTTGCACGGTCGAAAGCTCGGTGAAAAGTGCAGGGATAAGGACTTGCCAGCTCAACTAAAGCTCTATTTTGCTGAATATTAACCTCATCATTTTCATCCAAAATTCCGAATACAAAGCCGTCTGCACGTAATGATTTTAAATGAATTAAATCTGATTTCATCTGCTCAAACTCTTCATCTGTATAAGTAAAATCCCCACCACGAGGACGAATCATTACAAACATCGGAATGTTGATTTTTCCACGAAGCTGCTGTACGGTTTTAAAATCCGGTGTGGTTCCGCCTTCGCTTAATCCATCGCACAGTTCTATTCTATCTGCTCCGTTTTCAAAAGCGATTATTGCCGATTCGGGATTAAAGCACGCTATTTCTATTTTTGACATCGTTGTAATTTAAGTTTGGGCTAAAGCCAATGTTTTTTTATTTTGAAAAATGAACTAAAGCCCGTTACTATTAATCTTTTCTAATTGTTTGATTACAAAAAATTTATTTTAATGCAAAACCCGGCTTTTCCAGGCGGTTTCCTTTGTGGTCGTAAACAGCAAAATTAAACCCATCCTGAATGCAGTATGAGCCGTATTCTCCCTTTTTATTAATGGCAATAAAACCTACTTGGATATCCTTCAGATTTTTATTTCTTCTCTTCGTAATCTGTACAATTCTCTCCACTGCTTCTTTACAGGCCTGTTGCGGAGTTCTCTCCTGTCTCATTAATTCTACGACCAGATGTGTTCCCACCGTTCGGATCACTTCTTCGCCATGACCTGTCGCTGTGGCTGCTCCGACTTCATTATCTACAAACAAGCCCGCTCCTATAATCGGAGAATCTCCTACTCTTCCATGCATTTTAAAAGCCATTCCACTGGTGGTACAGGCACCGGAAAGATTTCCATGAGCATCCATCGCAATCATCCCGATAGTATCGTGATTTTCTATATTGACAACCGGTTGATATCTGCTGTCTTTGAGCCATTCTTTCCATTCTTTTTCTGATTCGGGAGTAAGAATATTTTCTTTTTTAAAGCCCTGTGAAACGGCAAACTGCAATGCTCCGTCTCCTACCAGCATTACATGAGGTGTTTTTTCCATGACTGCTCTTGCCACAGAGATCGGATTTTTGATGTTTTCAAGACATGCCACAGAGCCGATATTATAATTTTCATCCATGATGCAGGCATCCAGAGTTACCCTTCCGTCTCTGTCGGGTCTGCCTCCGTAACCGACGCTTCTTTCATCAGGATCATCCTCTACAAGCCGGACGCCTTTTTCTACGGCATCCAAAGCCCTACCTCCTTTATCTAAAATTTTCCAGGCTTCTTCATTGGCTTTCAAACCAAAATTCCAGGTGGAAAGAACAATCGGTTTGTTAATTATTGTATTGTTGTTTTCAGGAAGGTCTTTAGCCAGTACATCCAATGGACTTGCCGCTAAAGCCAGCGAAGCGATTGCCGATTTTTTCAGAAACTTTCTTCTACTTTGCATGCTTAAATTTATTTGGCTCCAAATTAAGGATTTTTCGCATTTGCAGGAAATAAAAAAACGGTAGATTTCCTACCGTTCGAATGATTTTATGAAAAATTAATGAGGTAACTTTTCTCTGAAATATCCATAAACCCAGGTTCCGAAAATGGCGCTGATTAAAGTAACAACAATCGCCAAAGTTCCGGTTCCGATCTGAGCGAAAAGCGGACCGGGACACGCACCCGTTATGGCCCATCCAAATCCGAAGATCAATCCGCCATAAATTTGGCCTTTATTGAATTTCTTTGGAGCAATGGAAATTTTTTCGCCATAAATGGTTTTGATATTTAATTTTTTAATAATAAATACTGAAATCATTGCAGTTACAACAGCACTTCCTATAATTCCGTACATGTGAAAAGATTGCAGACGAAACATTTCCTGAATCCTGAACCAGCTGATGACTTCCGCCTTCACAAATACAATTCCAAAGAGAATTCCCACTACGAGATATTTTAAATTGTGATACAATTGATGTTTAAGGTGACTTTCGTTGGTACAGATACTGTCCTGATGCCGTATATCTTGTTCTTTTTTCATTTTTATTTAATTAAAGTGAAAGGATGACTGGCAGAATTACATTCGCCATTAAAAAACCTCCTGCCATAAAACATATTGTTGCAATAAGGGATGGCCACTGCAAATTAGACAGTCCCATAATGGCGTGTCCGCTGGTACATCCGCCCGCATAACGCGTCCCGAAACCGACCAGAAATCCGCCGACAACCATAATAATGAAACCTTTCAGAGTAAAAAGACCGGCAAAATTCATGAGCTGTACCGGAACCATATTGCTATAGTCTGTAATTCCGTAAGTTGCTAATTCGGATTTAAGAGCTGCATTGACAGAAATTTCTCCCGGATTTATCAAAAATCGAGAAGCGATAATCCCTCCCAATAGAATTCCGAAAACGAAAAATAGATTCCACATCTCTTTTTTCCAGTCGTATTTGAAAAACTTGATGTCTGAAGGAATACATGCTGCACAGACATGCCTCAGCGATGAACTGATCCCGAAAGATTTATTACCTAAAATAAGTAAAGCCGGAACGGTAAGTCCTATTAACGGCCCAGCAACATACCATGGCCAGGGTTGTTTGATTATTTCTACCATTAATTGTAAATTTATTTTATTTTAAAACTTTACTCTGACACACAAAATCACTTACAGGAACCTCAGTTTGGGAAATTGCATTAAATCCACCTTCGATTTCACTGAATTTTCTGTAGCCTCTCGCCTGAAGAATACTTGCTGCCATCATGCTTCTGTACCCTCCTGCGCAATGAAGATAAAAGTGTTCTGCCGGACCAATTGAACCGATCCATTCATTAATATAGGCTAGCGGTTTATTAAATGCCTGATCGACGTGTTCTGCATTATATTCGCTTTCTTTTCGGACATCGATAATTGTTGCATCTTTATCTTTGGTTTCTTTTTCAAATTGTTGTGCTGAAATTCTGTTAACGTAATCTGTTTCCTTTCCGCTTTTTTTCCACGCTTCAAAACCATTTTTCAGAAATCCGAGAACATTGTCGAATCCTACCCTGCTCAATCTGGTCACGGTTTCCTCTTCTTCATTTTGACCAGCGATAAGAAGGATCGGCTGTTTTACATCCACTATCAAAGCTCCGACCCAAGGTGCAAAATCGCCATTCAGACCAATATTGATTGATTGCGGAACAAATCCTTTCGCGAAATCTTCATTATTTCTTACATCTAAAATTAACGCTCCGGAATGTTCTGCGATTTCTTCAAATTCATCCGGAGAAAAAGCCTGTAAACCTTTTGACAGGACCTCGTCAAAACTGCTGTATCCTTTTTTATTCATAGCCACATTCATTCCGAAGTAAGCCGGAGGCGGAAAAAGACCTTCGGTTACTGCTTTTATAAAGCTTTCTTTATCCTCTTGGTTCAGCGCATAATTGGTTTTCTTTTGATTTCCCAATGTATCTATTGTTTCTTTCTGCATATTTTTTCCGCAGGCTGAACCCGCTCCGTGAGCCGGATAAACGGTAATATCATTGTCTAAAGGTAAAATTTTCTTGTACAGGCTTTCATATAACAACCCGGCCAATTCTTCCTGTGTCATATTTGCTGCTTTCTGTGCTAAATCAGGACGACCAACATCTCCTAAAAACAAAGTATCCCCGCTAAATAAAGCTGTTTCTTTTCCATTCTCATTAATCAGCAGAAAAGATGAACTTTCAAGGGTGTGACCAGGAGTATGCAGCACTTTTATTTTAATATTTCCTACCTCAAAAATCTGATTGTCTTCTGCAATGATGGCTTCAAATTCAGGTTTTGCGGTCGGCCCGTAAACAATAGGTGCATTTGTTTTTCTGCTCAGATCCAGATGTCCACTTACAAAATCTGCATGAAAGTGTGTTTCAAAAATATATTTAAGTTTAACATTGTCTTTTTCCAGCCGGTCGATGTAAGGCTGAGTTTCTCTCAATGGATCTATCATTGCTGCTTCACCATTAGAAACGATATAATATGCTCCCTGAGCTAGACATCCTGTATAAATCTGTTCTATTTTCATTTTTTGATGATTTTAAATTTTACTTATTATTTATTGATACAAATTTCCGGGTTTGGGATTGGGTATACAGCTACTTTTGTTACAGAACGGGATTTTTTTAAACATGAAGTTCGCTGGTTTCGCAGATGAAGCGAATGTTTTTGAATGTTTTTACCTTATCAGGAGATTGTCATGCTGGAAGTTTCTCTGTGTCGTTATATATTTTTAACGCAAAGAACGCAAAGAGTTTTTTGACTACTAACTGTTTTTTAAGGTCGCAAAGGCGTTTCACTCAGCAAAGGGTAAACGATTATTACTTTATCAGAAGATTATCATGCTGAAAGCTTCCCGATATCCGAAATATTTTTTAACGCAAAGGCCGAAAAGTTTTTTTGACGACTAACTGTTTTTTTTAAGTTCGCAAAGCCGTTTCACTCAGCAAAGGTTAAAAGATTTTACTTTATCGGAAGATTATCATGCTGGAAATAGCTGCCATAAAAAATTAAAAGAAAATTTCTTTTATGATAATATAGATTCCCATCACGAGAATAAACCACCCGAAAGCAGGTCTAAGTTTTTTACCTTCGATTTTTTTGGACATCCGAGAACCGATAATAATTCCTATAACTGCAATTAATGATATGATTGTCAGGAATTTCCAGTCGATCACAACATTATGCATTGATGAGAAAAAACCGATAAGTGAGTTGAATGAAATGATGACAAGAGATGTTCCGATAGCAACTTTCATGGGGGTTTTGAGAAGACTGACCAAAGCCGGAATAATCAGGAATCCGCCGCCTGCGCCCAGGAGACCTGTCAGGATTCCGACGATTGAGCCTTCTCCGGCCGCGAGAATTATGTTATTTCCACGGTCTGTTTCAGGCTGATATTCTGTATTTTTCCTTATCATCTTGTAAGAAGCCAGCATCATTAATCCCGCAAAAATCAACAGTAGTAAAATATCTTTTGTCACCACAAAATTATCAACTGTAAATACATGATCGGGAATTAAAGGTAAAATATAACGACGTGTAAGAAAAATGGAAATAATTGAAGGAATTCCGAAAATAAAAGCTGTTTTAAAATTTACCAATCCTTTTTTGAAGTACGAAACCGAACCGACAACACTGCTTATTCCTACAATAAAAAGTGAATATTCCGTAGCCAGAAAAGCGTCTAATCCAAAAATATAAACCAGAACGGGGACCGTAAGAATACTTCCGCCACCGCCGATTAACCCCAATGAAATCCCTATTAGAACCGATGCGATATATCCAAAAATTTCCATTTTCTCAACTTTATGATGCAAAATTGAACATATCGGAAAAGATGTACCGCTACTTTTGTTACAGAAGGTTTTTTTTAACGCAAAGGCCGCGAAGATTTTTTTTGACTACTCAATGTTTTAAGTTCGCAAAGCCCTTTCACTCAGCAAGATTAAAAGCTGTTACCTTATCAGCAGATTGTCATGCCGGAAGCATCTTGATATCGTTATATATT comes from the Chryseobacterium nepalense genome and includes:
- a CDS encoding MBL fold metallo-hydrolase — its product is MKIEQIYTGCLAQGAYYIVSNGEAAMIDPLRETQPYIDRLEKDNVKLKYIFETHFHADFVSGHLDLSRKTNAPIVYGPTAKPEFEAIIAEDNQIFEVGNIKIKVLHTPGHTLESSSFLLINENGKETALFSGDTLFLGDVGRPDLAQKAANMTQEELAGLLYESLYKKILPLDNDITVYPAHGAGSACGKNMQKETIDTLGNQKKTNYALNQEDKESFIKAVTEGLFPPPAYFGMNVAMNKKGYSSFDEVLSKGLQAFSPDEFEEIAEHSGALILDVRNNEDFAKGFVPQSINIGLNGDFAPWVGALIVDVKQPILLIAGQNEEEETVTRLSRVGFDNVLGFLKNGFEAWKKSGKETDYVNRISAQQFEKETKDKDATIIDVRKESEYNAEHVDQAFNKPLAYINEWIGSIGPAEHFYLHCAGGYRSMMAASILQARGYRKFSEIEGGFNAISQTEVPVSDFVCQSKVLK
- the priA gene encoding replication restart helicase PriA; amino-acid sequence: MQYAQIVLPLNLKGSFTYKVPEELQSEIQVGMRVLVAFRGKKIYTGIVFELHNDAPEAFVAKEVISLLDDQPIVPQEQIEFWNWLSDYYLCGLGEIYRFAFPSSLKLESESYLKLKPNITVDFENLDVNEMYLIQALEVRQLINLTDIEAFIPKKDIIRTINSLIDLQYIEIDEKIAEKYKAKEVAYVKVKDEVLKNQNLTEILLTLKRSQKQKDLFLHILEKQTENPDLHIKKSELFEDGYFVSSHFKALADKNLVEEYYMQKDRLESYEGEIEEIEELSESQKNAKAEIDEAFEEGKNVLLHGVTSSGKTHIYLEKIEECINEGKNVLFLLPEISLTKQITQRLEKKYGRQIGFYHQKLTDFERVEVWRRIRQNDIKILIGTRNSLFLPFRNLGLIVVDEEHDSAYRPREVSPYFNAKDAALVLGNFYNARVILGSATPSVESYYNARKDKMAYVFLEERFGNVNLPEYELINFKEAQDSKKVSGNFSLQIIDEIKKVLEEKNQIIVLHNRRGYANVVECETCGYVNYCSNCDVVMTYHKAANEMKCHYCGQRASKPKTCPKCYSENLNERGVGVEQIHEEVSKLFPDNEVDRMDVDSMRKKFAYERLYEKIEDRETDIVVGTQMISKGLDFNHIELVAIPKADSMLYVQDFRAEERAYQLITQVSGRAGRVSGKGKIIIQTYNPEHSVFQLIKMNNPARVYKYILTERKKFHYPPFTKLIMIELKHRREDKANRASQFLGSILRKYLPGDCVLGPEKAQIAKLNNLYQFQILLKLPRGKKYEEYKKLVLTSLEEFDEITAYHSIKKDVFVDF
- a CDS encoding DUF6691 family protein yields the protein MKKEQDIRHQDSICTNESHLKHQLYHNLKYLVVGILFGIVFVKAEVISWFRIQEMFRLQSFHMYGIIGSAVVTAMISVFIIKKLNIKTIYGEKISIAPKKFNKGQIYGGLIFGFGWAITGACPGPLFAQIGTGTLAIVVTLISAIFGTWVYGYFREKLPH
- a CDS encoding YeeE/YedE family protein yields the protein MVEIIKQPWPWYVAGPLIGLTVPALLILGNKSFGISSSLRHVCAACIPSDIKFFKYDWKKEMWNLFFVFGILLGGIIASRFLINPGEISVNAALKSELATYGITDYSNMVPVQLMNFAGLFTLKGFIIMVVGGFLVGFGTRYAGGCTSGHAIMGLSNLQWPSLIATICFMAGGFLMANVILPVILSL
- a CDS encoding GxxExxY protein, coding for MTENELSYKIIGAALEVHRNLGVGLLENAYETALFYEIKKLGIKVDKQVCLPLQYKEIFIEKAYRIDLIVENKVIVEIKSVLEMHPIFYSQVLTYLKLTNLKLGLLFNFNTTLIKDGIHRIVNKL
- a CDS encoding copper homeostasis protein CutC, with product MSKIEIACFNPESAIIAFENGADRIELCDGLSEGGTTPDFKTVQQLRGKINIPMFVMIRPRGGDFTYTDEEFEQMKSDLIHLKSLRADGFVFGILDENDEVNIQQNRALVELASPYPCTFHRAFDRAKDLENSLEKIIDCGFKTILTSGQKANVLEGKENLKKLVELSNGRIEILVGGGLRSSNIEEIREFTKAGYFHSSAITDGGVFANSEEIIFLKNK
- a CDS encoding beta-mannosidase, translated to MKKILLFTFFFTQILINAQFSERNLSLEKWNFKNAKENNWLTASVPGTVHLDLMKNNIIPDPFKDENEKKVQWIENENWDYQSQFTVSGKELENQNIDLVFEGLDTFSDIYLNGKLIQTTDNMFRKWTVPVKNYLKKGENILQVKFRSAVKTGNELAAKVPFTMPESPRSFVRKAQYQFGWDWGPRLVTAGIWKNVKLEFWNHAKINNIQYETLDLGEKQAVLVWKAEIFSENDEYDKTIIFLNEKSVSVLLKKGINFIEIPYKIFNPELWQPNGMGKPKLYDFEISVKRGIDILDKKTERIGLRTIELVQGKDEKGKSFYFKVNGKPMYAKGTNWIPGDSFSPRMSKEKYQKLIKDCKEANMNMIRVWGGGIYEDDEFYKACDENGILVWQDFMFAGSFYPADEKFQKNVKLEVRDQIERIQNHPSLALWCGNNEIDEAIVNWGYQKQFKYSKEDSLQVWKDYKTIFHEIIPNTIQKYASRDKQIYWESSPSIGWGHKESLTEGDSHYWGVWWGEQPFEIYNEKVPRFASEYGFQGMPTLETTKSMFSGKPELNLQNGIIKAHEKHSRGWEIIENYMKRDYNIPKDFVKYNYISQLLQARGMQIAIEAHRRAKPYNMGTLYWQLNDCWPVVSWSSIDYLGNWKALHYQVKRSFENQVILPQEKDEILDFYVINDGLKTFENVSLDFDILKFSGEKKGSGAAAETRTLESNGVLNFDSFSLEEIIGNADRNEIFLHVMLRDEKNEKVIAETNYFFAKPKDLKLPKPNLTIRKISPTEIEIFTDVLAKDVYLIGDTHFSDNFFDLLPKTSKRIILSKPIEGIKVMSLWDAKN
- a CDS encoding sulfite exporter TauE/SafE family protein, producing the protein MEIFGYIASVLIGISLGLIGGGGSILTVPVLVYIFGLDAFLATEYSLFIVGISSVVGSVSYFKKGLVNFKTAFIFGIPSIISIFLTRRYILPLIPDHVFTVDNFVVTKDILLLLIFAGLMMLASYKMIRKNTEYQPETDRGNNIILAAGEGSIVGILTGLLGAGGGFLIIPALVSLLKTPMKVAIGTSLVIISFNSLIGFFSSMHNVVIDWKFLTIISLIAVIGIIIGSRMSKKIEGKKLRPAFGWFILVMGIYIIIKEIFF
- a CDS encoding isoaspartyl peptidase/L-asparaginase family protein, with product MQSRRKFLKKSAIASLALAASPLDVLAKDLPENNNTIINKPIVLSTWNFGLKANEEAWKILDKGGRALDAVEKGVRLVEDDPDERSVGYGGRPDRDGRVTLDACIMDENYNIGSVACLENIKNPISVARAVMEKTPHVMLVGDGALQFAVSQGFKKENILTPESEKEWKEWLKDSRYQPVVNIENHDTIGMIAMDAHGNLSGACTTSGMAFKMHGRVGDSPIIGAGLFVDNEVGAATATGHGEEVIRTVGTHLVVELMRQERTPQQACKEAVERIVQITKRRNKNLKDIQVGFIAINKKGEYGSYCIQDGFNFAVYDHKGNRLEKPGFALK